A portion of the Burkholderia pseudomultivorans genome contains these proteins:
- the gspI gene encoding type II secretion system minor pseudopilin GspI gives MRRRMPCSPVSAPARGRRARGFTMIEVLVALAIIAIALAASIRAVGTMATGASDLHRRLLAGWSADNALAQLRLAHAWPAVGDQSFDCSQGNVQLVCSQRVSATPNPVFRRVEISVSMPGRSGVLAQMVTVVANETSRSL, from the coding sequence ATGCGTCGTCGGATGCCCTGTTCCCCTGTTTCAGCGCCCGCCCGCGGTCGGCGCGCGCGCGGCTTCACGATGATCGAGGTGCTGGTCGCGCTCGCGATCATCGCGATCGCGCTCGCCGCGTCGATTCGCGCGGTCGGCACGATGGCGACCGGCGCGTCCGACCTGCATCGCCGGCTGCTGGCCGGCTGGAGCGCCGACAACGCGCTCGCGCAGCTGCGGCTCGCGCATGCGTGGCCGGCCGTCGGGGACCAGAGTTTCGACTGCTCGCAAGGCAACGTGCAGCTCGTGTGCTCGCAGCGCGTGAGCGCGACGCCGAACCCGGTGTTCCGGCGCGTCGAGATATCGGTGAGCATGCCGGGCCGCTCCGGCGTGCTCGCGCAGATGGTGACGGTGGTCGCGAATGAAACCAGCCGTTCGCTCTGA
- a CDS encoding GspH/FimT family pseudopilin, with translation MPALRTTHRSGCDGGMRRAAAPSVLACGASEPESRRGAAETVRPSAAHAAFGGQRATHRRRAARGFTLLEMLVVLVIAGLLVSLASLSLTRNPRTDLREEAQRLALLFETAGDEAQVRARPIAWQPTAHGFQFDVSSPDGWRTLRDDLLRPRNWDAGVTGADIDYPGSDTRASRVVFGTESIDTPVRVTLHSAAGSATIVGTGNGRYEVQ, from the coding sequence ATGCCCGCCCTTCGTACGACCCACCGCTCCGGCTGCGACGGCGGCATGCGCCGCGCGGCGGCGCCGTCCGTCCTGGCGTGTGGGGCGAGCGAGCCGGAATCTCGCCGCGGGGCCGCGGAGACGGTCAGGCCGTCCGCCGCGCACGCTGCCTTCGGCGGGCAGCGGGCGACGCATCGCCGTCGCGCAGCCCGCGGCTTCACGCTGCTCGAAATGCTCGTCGTGCTGGTGATCGCGGGCCTGCTGGTGTCGCTCGCGTCGCTGTCGCTGACGCGCAATCCGCGCACCGACCTGCGCGAGGAAGCGCAGCGGCTCGCGCTGCTGTTCGAGACCGCCGGCGACGAGGCGCAGGTGCGCGCGCGCCCGATCGCGTGGCAGCCGACCGCGCACGGCTTCCAGTTCGACGTGAGCTCGCCCGACGGCTGGCGTACGCTGCGCGACGACCTGCTGCGCCCGCGCAACTGGGATGCCGGCGTGACGGGCGCCGATATCGACTACCCCGGTTCCGACACGCGCGCGAGCCGCGTCGTGTTCGGCACCGAGAGCATCGACACGCCGGTGCGCGTGACGCTGCATTCGGCCGCCGGCAGTGCGACGATCGTCGGCACCGGCAACGGCCGCTACGAGGTGCAGTGA
- the gspD gene encoding type II secretion system secretin GspD, with translation MRRVATTLIVAGIVVSQAAYAQVTLNFVNADIDQVAKAIGAATGKTIIVDPRVKGQLNLVAERAVPEDQALKTLQSALRMQGFALVQDHGVLKVVPEADAKLQGVPTYVGNAPQARGDQVITQVFELHNESANNLLPVLRPLISPNNTVTAYPANNTIVVTDYADNVRRIAQIIAGVDSAAGAQVQVVPLRNANAIDLAAQLQKMLDPGAIGNSDATLKVSVTADPRTNSLLLRASNGARLAAAKRLVQQLDAPSAVPGNMHVVPLRNADAVKLAKTLRGMLGKGGNDSGSSASSNDANSFNQNGSSSSGNFSTGTAGTPPLPSGGLGGSSSSSSSYGGTSSSGGLGNAGLLGGDKDKNDDNQPGGMIQADAATNSLIITASDPVYRNLRAVIDQLDKRRAQVYIEALIVELNSTTAGQLGIQWQVASGALLAGTNLAATAGSVAGNSIINLTAGTVNSSTGTLTGVGLPANLSNLNQGLNIGWLHNMFGVQGLGALLQYFAGVSDANVLSTPNLITLDNEEAKIVVGENVPIPTGSYSNLTSGTTSNAFNTYDRRDVGLTLHVKPQITEGGILKLQLYTEDSAVDTATTNAQTGPSFTKRSIQSTILADNGEVIVLGGLMQDAYNVSNSKVPLLGDIPWIGQLFRSESKQRKKTNLMVFLRPVIISDRDTAQAVTANRYDYIQGVTGAYKSDNNVIRDKDDPVVPPMPLGPSQGGTAAGNLFDLDKMRRQQMQRQVAPPAAPEQAPAQSQGVPPQTVPQQPLTAPGASQ, from the coding sequence ATGCGGCGCGTCGCCACGACGCTGATCGTCGCCGGCATCGTCGTCTCGCAGGCCGCCTACGCTCAGGTCACGCTCAACTTCGTCAATGCGGATATCGACCAGGTCGCGAAAGCGATCGGCGCCGCCACCGGCAAGACCATCATCGTCGACCCGCGCGTGAAGGGGCAGCTCAATCTCGTCGCCGAACGCGCGGTGCCGGAAGACCAGGCGCTGAAGACGCTGCAGTCGGCGCTGCGCATGCAGGGCTTTGCGCTGGTGCAGGATCACGGTGTGCTGAAGGTCGTACCGGAAGCCGACGCGAAGCTGCAGGGCGTGCCGACCTATGTCGGCAATGCGCCGCAGGCGCGCGGCGACCAGGTCATCACGCAGGTGTTCGAACTGCACAACGAATCGGCGAACAACCTGCTGCCCGTGCTGCGGCCGCTGATCTCGCCGAACAACACGGTGACGGCCTACCCGGCGAACAACACGATCGTCGTGACCGACTACGCGGACAACGTGCGCCGCATCGCGCAGATCATCGCGGGCGTCGACAGCGCCGCGGGCGCGCAGGTGCAAGTGGTTCCGCTGCGCAACGCGAACGCGATCGACCTCGCCGCGCAGCTGCAGAAGATGCTCGACCCGGGCGCGATCGGCAACAGCGACGCGACGCTGAAGGTGTCGGTCACGGCCGACCCGCGCACCAACTCGCTGCTGCTGCGCGCGTCGAACGGCGCGCGGCTCGCGGCCGCGAAACGGCTCGTGCAGCAGCTCGACGCGCCGAGCGCGGTGCCCGGCAACATGCACGTCGTGCCGCTGCGCAACGCCGACGCGGTGAAGCTCGCGAAAACGCTGCGCGGGATGCTCGGCAAGGGCGGCAACGACAGCGGCTCGTCGGCGTCGTCGAACGACGCGAACAGCTTCAACCAGAACGGCTCGTCGTCGAGCGGCAACTTCTCGACCGGCACGGCCGGCACCCCGCCGCTGCCGTCGGGCGGCCTCGGCGGTTCTTCGTCGTCCTCGTCGTCGTACGGCGGCACGTCGTCGAGCGGCGGCCTCGGGAACGCCGGCCTGCTCGGCGGCGACAAGGACAAGAACGACGACAACCAGCCCGGCGGGATGATCCAGGCCGATGCAGCGACCAACTCGCTGATCATCACCGCGTCCGATCCCGTCTACCGGAACCTGCGCGCGGTGATCGACCAGCTCGACAAGCGTCGTGCGCAGGTCTATATCGAGGCGCTGATCGTCGAACTGAACTCGACGACGGCCGGCCAGCTCGGCATCCAGTGGCAGGTCGCGAGCGGCGCGCTGCTGGCCGGCACGAACCTCGCGGCGACCGCGGGCAGCGTGGCCGGCAACAGCATCATCAACCTGACGGCGGGCACGGTGAATTCCAGCACCGGCACGCTGACGGGGGTCGGCCTGCCGGCCAACCTGTCGAACCTGAACCAGGGCCTCAACATCGGCTGGCTGCACAACATGTTCGGCGTGCAGGGCCTCGGCGCGCTGCTGCAATACTTCGCGGGCGTGAGCGACGCGAACGTGCTGTCGACGCCGAACCTGATCACGCTCGACAACGAGGAAGCGAAGATCGTCGTCGGCGAGAACGTGCCGATTCCGACCGGTTCGTATTCGAACCTGACGAGCGGCACCACGAGCAACGCATTCAACACCTACGATCGCCGCGACGTCGGCCTGACGCTGCACGTGAAGCCGCAGATCACCGAAGGCGGGATCCTGAAGCTGCAGCTCTATACCGAGGATTCCGCGGTGGATACCGCGACGACGAACGCGCAGACGGGCCCGTCGTTCACGAAGCGTTCGATCCAGTCGACGATTCTCGCGGACAACGGCGAAGTGATCGTGCTCGGCGGCCTGATGCAGGACGCGTACAACGTGTCGAACAGCAAGGTGCCGCTGCTCGGCGACATCCCGTGGATCGGCCAGCTGTTCCGCTCGGAAAGCAAGCAGCGCAAGAAGACCAACCTGATGGTGTTCCTGCGCCCGGTGATCATCAGCGACCGCGATACCGCGCAGGCCGTCACCGCGAACCGCTACGACTACATCCAGGGCGTGACGGGCGCATACAAGTCGGACAACAACGTGATCCGCGACAAGGACGACCCGGTCGTGCCGCCGATGCCGCTCGGCCCGAGCCAGGGCGGCACGGCCGCGGGCAACCTGTTCGATCTCGACAAGATGCGTCGCCAGCAGATGCAGCGCCAGGTGGCGCCGCCGGCCGCACCCGAACAGGCGCCCGCGCAATCGCAGGGCGTGCCGCCGCAGACGGTGCCGCAGCAGCCGCTGACCGCGCCGGGAGCGTCGCAGTGA
- the gspK gene encoding type II secretion system minor pseudopilin GspK produces the protein MRARPHRSIQAGRAAASRPARSRARRAQRGAAIITALLVVALSAILVSGMLWRQQVQVRRIENQRMLAQAQWVARGALDWTRMILRSEGDTAPGITYLGGIWAVPIAKTKLSDFLGRIGAPNADGGEDTYISGSIEDAQAKFNLRNLVASPAPGVLQLNVAQLQAFQRLLTTLGYDGAFAKRIALQVRAGLMHSATRFQLPTLPGGGIAPTAPAGGDMQGGSDFTDDPGLAGGERGPAPLMMTGVDSLLDVDGVTPEMVERLRPFVTVLPTTTPVNMNTAPAEVIAALMPGMSVSSAQALVSRRETVFFRNVGDVQLALRGAGAPNVTIDSSQVDVNSSYFIVHGRIQHDRAEVDRTSLVYRDPTTHSTRVVRIRDQL, from the coding sequence ATGCGCGCCCGCCCTCACCGTTCGATCCAGGCCGGCCGTGCAGCCGCCTCGCGTCCGGCGCGTAGCCGCGCACGGCGCGCGCAGCGCGGCGCGGCGATCATCACCGCGCTGCTGGTGGTCGCGCTGTCGGCGATCCTCGTCTCGGGGATGCTGTGGCGCCAGCAGGTGCAGGTGCGCCGCATCGAGAACCAGCGCATGCTCGCGCAGGCGCAGTGGGTGGCGCGCGGCGCACTCGACTGGACCCGGATGATCCTGCGTTCCGAAGGCGATACGGCACCCGGCATCACGTATCTCGGCGGGATCTGGGCCGTGCCGATCGCGAAGACGAAGCTGTCGGATTTCCTCGGCCGGATCGGCGCGCCCAATGCCGACGGCGGCGAGGACACCTATATCTCCGGCTCGATCGAGGATGCGCAGGCGAAGTTCAACCTGCGCAACCTCGTCGCGTCGCCGGCGCCCGGCGTGCTGCAGCTCAACGTCGCGCAGTTGCAGGCGTTCCAGCGCCTGCTGACGACGCTCGGCTACGACGGCGCGTTCGCGAAGCGGATCGCGCTGCAGGTGCGCGCGGGCCTGATGCATTCGGCGACGCGCTTCCAGCTGCCGACGCTGCCCGGCGGCGGCATCGCGCCGACCGCGCCGGCCGGCGGCGACATGCAGGGCGGCAGCGACTTCACCGACGATCCCGGCCTGGCCGGCGGCGAACGCGGGCCCGCGCCGCTGATGATGACGGGCGTCGACAGCCTGCTCGACGTCGACGGCGTGACGCCCGAGATGGTCGAGCGGCTGCGCCCGTTCGTCACCGTGCTGCCGACCACGACGCCCGTGAACATGAACACTGCGCCCGCCGAGGTGATCGCGGCGCTGATGCCGGGGATGAGCGTGTCGTCCGCGCAGGCGCTGGTGTCGCGCCGCGAGACGGTGTTTTTCCGCAACGTCGGCGACGTGCAGCTGGCGCTGCGCGGCGCCGGCGCACCGAACGTGACGATCGACTCGAGCCAGGTCGACGTCAATTCGAGCTATTTCATCGTGCATGGCCGGATCCAGCACGACCGCGCGGAGGTCGATCGCACCTCGCTCGTGTATCGTGATCCGACCACGCACTCGACGCGGGTCGTGCGCATCCGCGATCAGCTATAA
- the gspF gene encoding type II secretion system inner membrane protein GspF, which translates to MPAFRFEAIDSAGRAQKGVIDADSARAARGQLRTQGLTPLAVEPAASATRGARSQRLALGRKLSQREQAILTRQLASLLIAGLPLDEALGVLTEQSERDYIRELMAAIRAEVLGGHSLANALSQHPRDFPEIYRALVSAGEHTGKLGIVLSRLADYIEQRNALKQKILLAFTYPAIVTLIAFGIVTFLLSYVVPQVVNVFASTKQQLPILTIVMMALSEFVRHWWWAILIAVALVVWLVKATLSRDGPRLAFDRWLLTAPLAGKLVRGYNTVRFASTLGILTAAGVPILRALQAAGETLSNRAMRANIDDAIVRVREGSALSRALNNVKTFPPVLVHLIRSGEATGDVTTMLDRAADGEARELERRTMFLTSLLEPLLILAMGGIVLVIVLAVMLPIIELNNMVQ; encoded by the coding sequence ATGCCGGCATTCCGTTTCGAAGCGATCGATTCGGCGGGACGCGCGCAGAAAGGCGTGATCGACGCCGACAGCGCCCGCGCCGCGCGCGGCCAGCTGCGCACGCAAGGGCTGACGCCGCTGGCGGTCGAGCCGGCCGCGAGCGCGACCCGCGGCGCGCGTTCGCAACGGCTCGCGCTGGGCCGCAAGCTGTCGCAGCGCGAGCAGGCGATCCTCACGCGCCAGCTCGCGAGCCTGCTGATCGCCGGGCTGCCGCTCGACGAAGCGCTCGGCGTGCTGACCGAGCAGTCCGAGCGCGACTACATCCGCGAACTGATGGCCGCGATCCGCGCCGAGGTGCTCGGCGGCCATTCGCTCGCGAATGCGCTGAGCCAGCATCCGCGCGATTTCCCCGAGATCTATCGCGCGCTGGTGTCGGCCGGCGAGCATACGGGCAAGCTCGGCATCGTGCTGTCGCGGCTCGCCGACTACATCGAGCAGCGCAACGCGCTGAAGCAGAAGATCCTGCTCGCGTTCACCTACCCCGCGATCGTCACGCTGATCGCGTTCGGCATCGTCACCTTCCTGCTGAGCTACGTGGTGCCGCAGGTCGTCAACGTGTTCGCGAGCACGAAGCAGCAGTTGCCGATCCTGACGATCGTGATGATGGCGCTGTCGGAATTCGTGCGGCACTGGTGGTGGGCGATCCTGATCGCGGTCGCGCTGGTCGTATGGCTCGTGAAGGCGACGCTGTCGCGCGACGGCCCGCGCCTCGCGTTCGACCGCTGGCTGCTGACCGCACCGCTCGCGGGCAAGCTGGTGCGCGGCTACAACACGGTGCGCTTCGCGAGCACGCTCGGCATCCTGACGGCCGCCGGCGTGCCGATCCTGCGCGCGCTGCAGGCGGCCGGCGAGACGCTCAGCAACCGCGCGATGCGCGCGAACATCGACGATGCGATCGTACGCGTGCGCGAAGGCTCCGCGCTGTCGCGCGCGCTGAACAACGTGAAGACGTTTCCGCCGGTGCTGGTGCACCTGATCCGTTCGGGCGAGGCGACCGGCGACGTGACGACGATGCTCGACCGCGCGGCCGACGGCGAGGCGCGCGAGCTGGAACGCCGGACGATGTTCCTGACGAGCCTGCTCGAGCCGCTGCTGATCCTGGCGATGGGGGGCATCGTGCTGGTGATCGTGCTGGCGGTGATGCTGCCGATCATCGAGCTGAACAACATGGTGCAGTGA
- the gspE gene encoding type II secretion system ATPase GspE, whose protein sequence is MSDLLSSAPDGAPGERQPPSPLAARLLPYGFAKNGQVLIAHQLDDTLEVWISERTNDAALAEIARNFGSIAVQRVPADELAQAINHAYARQDGSAAQIVGEVEGEVDLSRLMQDIPEVEDLLESEDDAPIIRMINALLTQAAREQASDIHIEPFENASVVRFRVDGTLRDVVRPKKALHGALISRIKIMAQLDIAEKRLPQDGRITLRVGGRPVDVRVSTLPTGHGERAVLRLLEKDAQRLNLEALGMGRDTLAQFDRLISRPHGIVLVTGPTGSGKTTTLYASMSRLETATTNIMTVEDPIEYDLAGIGQTQVNERIGMTFARALRSILRQDPDVIMIGEIRDLETAQIAVQASLTGHLVLATLHTNDAASAVTRLTDMGVEPYLLASSLLGVLAQRLVRQLCPVCKEERQEEGRTVWHPVGCDKCGHSGYAGRRGVYELLVIDDAIRSLIHRNAADAEILAAGRAEGMRTLRDDAERWLAAGATSLEEVLRVTGGA, encoded by the coding sequence GTGAGCGACCTGCTGTCCTCCGCCCCCGACGGCGCGCCCGGTGAACGGCAGCCGCCGTCGCCGCTCGCCGCGCGCCTGCTGCCGTACGGTTTCGCGAAGAACGGCCAGGTGCTGATCGCGCACCAGCTCGACGACACGCTCGAGGTGTGGATCAGCGAACGCACGAACGACGCGGCGCTGGCCGAGATCGCACGCAACTTCGGCTCGATCGCCGTGCAGCGCGTGCCGGCCGACGAGCTCGCGCAGGCGATCAACCACGCGTACGCGCGCCAGGACGGCAGCGCTGCGCAGATCGTCGGCGAAGTCGAGGGCGAAGTCGACCTGTCGCGGCTGATGCAGGACATCCCCGAAGTCGAGGACCTGCTCGAATCGGAAGACGACGCGCCGATCATCCGCATGATCAACGCGCTGCTCACGCAGGCCGCGCGCGAACAGGCGTCGGACATCCATATCGAGCCGTTCGAGAACGCGTCGGTCGTGCGCTTTCGCGTCGACGGCACGCTGCGCGACGTCGTGCGGCCGAAGAAGGCGCTGCACGGCGCGCTGATCTCGCGGATCAAGATCATGGCGCAGCTCGACATCGCGGAGAAACGCCTGCCGCAGGACGGGCGCATCACGCTGCGCGTCGGCGGCCGGCCGGTCGACGTGCGCGTGTCGACGCTGCCGACCGGGCACGGTGAGCGCGCGGTGCTGCGTCTGCTGGAAAAGGACGCGCAGCGGCTGAACCTCGAAGCGCTCGGGATGGGCCGCGACACGCTCGCGCAGTTCGACAGGCTGATCTCGCGTCCGCACGGCATCGTGCTCGTCACCGGGCCGACCGGCTCCGGCAAGACGACGACGCTGTACGCGTCGATGTCGCGCCTCGAAACCGCGACGACCAACATCATGACCGTCGAGGACCCGATCGAATACGACCTGGCGGGCATCGGCCAGACGCAGGTGAACGAGCGGATCGGGATGACCTTCGCGCGCGCGCTGCGCTCGATCCTGCGTCAGGATCCGGACGTGATCATGATCGGCGAAATCCGCGACCTCGAAACCGCGCAGATCGCGGTGCAGGCGTCGCTGACGGGCCACCTGGTGCTCGCGACGCTGCACACCAACGATGCGGCGTCGGCCGTCACGCGATTGACCGACATGGGCGTCGAACCGTATCTGCTCGCGTCGTCGCTGCTCGGCGTGCTCGCGCAGCGTCTGGTGCGCCAGCTGTGTCCGGTCTGCAAGGAAGAACGGCAGGAAGAAGGCCGCACCGTGTGGCATCCGGTCGGCTGCGACAAGTGCGGGCACTCGGGCTATGCGGGCCGGCGCGGCGTCTACGAACTGCTCGTGATCGACGACGCGATCCGCTCGCTGATCCACCGCAACGCGGCCGACGCGGAGATTCTCGCCGCGGGCCGCGCGGAAGGGATGCGCACGCTGCGCGACGACGCCGAGCGCTGGCTCGCGGCCGGCGCGACGTCGCTCGAGGAAGTGCTGCGCGTGACGGGAGGCGCATAG
- the gspG gene encoding type II secretion system major pseudopilin GspG, with protein sequence MQTWITRRNGAARRQRGFTLIEIMVVVAILGILAALIVPKIMSRPDEARRIAAKQDIGTIMQALKLYRLDNGRYPTQEQGLNALIQKPSTDPIPNNWKDGGYLERLPNDPWGNAYKYLNPGVHGEIDVFSYGADGKEGGEGNDTDIGSWQ encoded by the coding sequence ATGCAAACGTGGATCACTCGCCGCAATGGAGCCGCCCGCCGTCAGCGCGGTTTCACGCTGATCGAGATCATGGTGGTGGTCGCGATCCTCGGGATCCTCGCCGCGCTGATCGTGCCGAAGATCATGAGCCGCCCGGACGAGGCACGCCGCATCGCCGCCAAGCAGGACATCGGCACGATCATGCAGGCGCTGAAGCTGTACCGTCTCGACAACGGCCGCTATCCGACCCAGGAGCAGGGCCTGAACGCGCTGATCCAGAAGCCGTCCACCGATCCGATTCCGAACAACTGGAAGGACGGCGGTTATCTCGAGCGCCTGCCGAACGATCCGTGGGGCAACGCGTACAAATACCTGAACCCGGGCGTGCACGGCGAGATCGACGTGTTCAGCTACGGCGCCGACGGCAAGGAAGGCGGCGAAGGCAACGATACCGACATCGGCTCGTGGCAATAA
- a CDS encoding type II secretion system protein N, translated as MNALSIRILSLALFAALCATATYWVVTLSAREAPLPAAAARPPIRTEDAAALFGGQLERNPVQDIHLFGILALQHGAAAIVGVGGEPPRAVSLGTELTPGAKLAEVRARSIVIDRNGARAEIQLPANTPSPAIYMR; from the coding sequence ATGAACGCGCTCTCGATCCGGATCCTTTCCCTCGCACTCTTCGCTGCGTTGTGCGCGACGGCCACCTACTGGGTCGTCACGCTGTCGGCCCGCGAAGCGCCGCTGCCCGCCGCCGCCGCGCGGCCGCCGATCCGCACCGAGGACGCCGCGGCGCTGTTCGGCGGACAGCTCGAACGCAATCCCGTGCAGGACATCCACCTGTTCGGCATCCTCGCGCTGCAGCACGGCGCCGCGGCGATCGTCGGCGTCGGCGGCGAACCGCCGCGCGCGGTGTCGCTCGGCACGGAGCTCACGCCCGGCGCGAAACTCGCCGAAGTGCGCGCCCGCTCGATCGTCATCGACCGCAACGGCGCCCGCGCCGAAATCCAGCTTCCCGCCAATACGCCGTCGCCGGCGATCTACATGCGCTGA
- a CDS encoding PulJ/GspJ family protein produces MKPAVRSDAPMPRPAVRPAHPRRRARGFTLIELMIAIAILAVVAILAWRGLDQIMRGRDKVASAMEDERIFAQMFDQMRIDARLAATDDEAGQPAIGVAGNTLQIVREFDVPGAAPRLQVVRYRIAGGRVVRYASPPLDDANRLRSLLKDSSVDGWSAVALMGGVGAIDAKLYVPRVGWTTSVQAANDTLAQNNDALKVPQLGNAPPPRAVTGLQVSIGATSLRVPVTRVFLVGE; encoded by the coding sequence ATGAAACCAGCCGTTCGCTCTGACGCACCGATGCCGCGCCCGGCCGTCCGCCCTGCCCACCCGCGTCGCCGCGCGCGCGGCTTCACGCTGATCGAGCTGATGATCGCGATCGCGATCCTCGCGGTGGTCGCGATCCTCGCGTGGCGCGGGCTCGACCAGATCATGCGCGGCCGCGACAAGGTGGCGTCCGCGATGGAGGACGAGCGCATCTTCGCGCAGATGTTCGACCAGATGCGCATCGACGCGCGCCTCGCGGCAACCGACGACGAAGCGGGCCAGCCCGCGATCGGCGTCGCCGGCAATACGCTGCAGATCGTCCGCGAGTTCGACGTGCCGGGCGCCGCGCCGCGGCTGCAGGTGGTCCGCTACCGGATCGCCGGCGGGCGCGTGGTGCGCTATGCGTCGCCGCCGCTCGACGACGCGAACCGGCTGCGCAGCCTGTTGAAGGACAGCAGCGTCGACGGCTGGAGCGCGGTCGCGCTGATGGGCGGCGTCGGCGCGATCGACGCGAAGCTGTACGTGCCGCGCGTGGGCTGGACCACCAGCGTGCAGGCGGCCAACGACACGCTCGCGCAGAACAACGATGCGCTGAAGGTGCCGCAGCTCGGCAATGCGCCGCCGCCGCGCGCGGTGACGGGGCTGCAGGTCAGCATCGGCGCGACGTCGCTGCGCGTGCCGGTCACGCGCGTGTTTCTCGTCGGGGAATGA
- the gspL gene encoding type II secretion system protein GspL, whose product MSTLIVSLPPREPAVPLQEWQWPELPFTLVDKAGHVQRAGRAALALLPRAAATVLIVAARDVLLLAATVPPLKGPKLRQALPNIVEDQLIQDPLGCHIALDPAPLPDGRRVLAVVDRAWFRAICDAFVAAGHRHLRAVPATRCLPAPLASARPAADAADLPDALAGGDAPELDADAAAAPDARPAAVAAVLGVATSVEPVLVEAGAQPVATGAPRLELAIARGALGEGFAAPASRATGTLAALAGGGAVELYELGEPGAEPRLASVGRTDGGPLLPGAMPLSFDAFAHRALAERFDLCQFEFESQPWRFDRATLKRLRVPIALVAATLGVAVIGMNLHWWKLSRERDALSAQITETLLSAFPKTTTVLDPPAQMQRQLDQLRLAAGELSPNDFLALASGLSRSLGALPQNGIASLDYHDRRLDVGFKPEVKVDPDFPQRLARNGLSGEVDSNTGKWTIRSRS is encoded by the coding sequence TTGAGCACGTTGATTGTTTCATTGCCGCCGCGCGAGCCCGCCGTGCCGTTGCAGGAATGGCAGTGGCCCGAGCTGCCGTTCACGCTCGTCGACAAGGCCGGCCACGTGCAGCGCGCGGGCCGCGCCGCGCTCGCGCTGCTGCCGCGCGCGGCCGCGACGGTGCTGATCGTCGCCGCGCGCGACGTGTTGCTGCTGGCCGCGACCGTGCCGCCGCTCAAGGGGCCGAAGCTGCGCCAGGCGCTGCCCAACATCGTCGAGGACCAGCTGATCCAGGATCCGCTCGGCTGCCATATCGCACTCGATCCTGCGCCGCTGCCGGACGGACGTCGCGTGCTGGCCGTCGTCGATCGCGCGTGGTTCCGCGCGATCTGCGACGCGTTCGTCGCGGCCGGCCACCGGCATCTGCGCGCGGTGCCGGCGACGCGCTGCCTGCCTGCGCCGCTCGCGTCAGCCCGGCCGGCGGCCGATGCGGCCGATTTGCCCGACGCCCTGGCCGGCGGCGACGCGCCCGAGCTCGACGCCGACGCGGCGGCCGCGCCCGATGCGCGCCCGGCTGCGGTGGCCGCGGTGCTCGGCGTCGCGACGTCGGTCGAGCCGGTGCTGGTCGAGGCCGGCGCGCAGCCCGTCGCGACCGGCGCGCCGCGCCTCGAGCTGGCGATCGCGCGCGGCGCGCTCGGCGAAGGCTTCGCGGCGCCCGCCTCGCGCGCGACCGGCACGCTGGCCGCGCTGGCCGGCGGCGGCGCCGTCGAGCTGTACGAACTCGGCGAACCGGGGGCGGAGCCGCGCCTCGCCTCGGTCGGCCGCACCGACGGCGGCCCGCTGCTGCCGGGCGCGATGCCGCTGTCGTTCGATGCGTTCGCGCACCGCGCGCTCGCCGAGCGCTTCGATCTGTGCCAGTTCGAATTCGAATCGCAGCCGTGGCGCTTCGATCGCGCGACGCTGAAGCGCCTGCGCGTGCCGATCGCGCTCGTGGCGGCGACGCTCGGCGTCGCGGTGATCGGGATGAACCTGCACTGGTGGAAGCTGTCGCGCGAACGCGACGCGCTGTCGGCACAGATCACCGAGACGCTGCTGTCCGCGTTCCCGAAGACGACCACGGTGCTCGATCCGCCCGCGCAAATGCAGCGCCAGCTCGACCAGCTGCGGCTCGCGGCCGGCGAACTGTCGCCGAACGATTTCCTCGCGCTCGCGAGCGGGCTGTCGCGTTCGCTGGGCGCGCTGCCGCAGAACGGGATCGCGTCGCTCGACTATCACGACCGGCGGCTCGACGTCGGCTTCAAGCCCGAGGTCAAGGTCGATCCCGACTTCCCGCAGCGCCTTGCGCGCAACGGGCTGTCCGGCGAAGTCGACAGCAACACGGGCAAATGGACGATCCGGAGCCGCTCATGA